The nucleotide sequence CCCAACTTTTACAAAACCCACCTAGTTCCTGTACAATCAGTGATAAAATAGCCAGTAAGCTAGATTATATGAAGActgaaggaattttttttaaggTTGAGCGGAGTCTTTGGAAGAATATTACTGCTATATTATTGCTGTAATATGCTTGGAGTAGCATCTGaatctgcactctggcagaaagctatggactagATGCTGCAAGGTTGTTCAGGTACTCTGTGTTACTTGAATGACATCATTGTTATTGGTAAGAATGacaagaacatctccaaaatctcaagacagtgttaaaaagattagaagattatggggtcagagcacaatgcaataagtgtgaattctttaaaccaagtatcACTTACTGTGGTTACAGCATTGAcacacaagaattacacaagtgtgctgagagaatttcagcagtggtggatgccaaCACTACTATATAtctatatagtactgtgcaaatggcTTAGGGATcctatttatatatttatgtccttaaagtcttttgcacagttcttttgcacagttctttgcctctcccttcccctctctctcctccctccctcccactctctctatttatatataaataaataaaagaatatagaatgcatctctgTATGTTGAGATgcattatttttaaatatattttataacTAAATATATTTAGTTGTAGTTTACAGCTAAGTAGGGAGGAGTGTtgcgtatttaatattttagtagtaTTTGagttatattgtaaatatatttgattAAGCTTTCTTGATCGATTAAattattcattatgggttatctgGAAAAGCACATAAATGACGTGTTATCACGCCACTGAGTCAACGAAGTTAGGCGCGTTATTCACGGcttcttgtttttattttcaataagtttaatgttttggagataGAAAACATAGCCCCAGGATTTTAAGGTGAaacgtttttttttctctcttcacacACTGGGTGACCTGATGCGTGTTTGTCTGGGTTTATAATTAATGTTAATTCTTCTCTAGATACATAAGATTTATTAGCATAAAAGTTAAAAATACTTTTGGCGTGTGTGGGGGGTGGAGTGAAACTATCTTTAATTTAAATGTGAACAAGAATAAGTCAAATAATCCAGAATGTAATATGAATGAAAGAACCATGATGAATAAACCCCACGTTCTGAAATCTTAATACTTTCAGGAACACCACTCCACGTTCTCTCATGATTGAgaccctccctccttcccccacGTGGAGGGTGTCACATGGTCTGAGCGATAAGGTTTAAACTTACTGTTCCCTCAGAGCACTGATTGCAAGTACGACATACACTCCTGCGCTTAATATCTGGTAGTCTCGAAATGCAAATTAAACTCGTAAGAGGTTTCATTTAAAATTACGTATACGAGAAATCTTTCTGCCTAAAACTGTTTGCCTGCTATAGCGCAGTCCATGCCCTGCAGTTCctttcaaattaaaaaaaaagttgaattCTATTTGTTTTCTCGTTCCAATTATAGAATTTGCTGACAGCAGTACTTGTAAATATTTCCGTGCGGTTACAGGTCCTACGCAGTTGACGGCTAATTTAACTGCATGATCAGTTTCAGACAGTGGAAGCAGAGCGACCGCAGACTGGTGTCTATAAACACCAATATAATCCATATGCGCGAATTTATTGCTAAAGTTCCAATATAAAAACACAGTTGATAAACTTTAGTAGAGAGTAATTTATTAACATATCGAACCTAAATTTGGCAAGGTTTTCctaaaagttttttttatattcatAGAAGTTTGAAGCTTAATGATGGGCAGGGAAATTGTAAATCCCTGTTTGTTTTCTGTCACGTTTTGCTAATCGCTTAAATGGAAGCGTTTTTAAAGGTACCTAAACATTAACCACATTGTCAGTCAGGCATGGGCGTCGTGCGTTTCCTGGTAAGGATCTACCTTCCCCGCTTTTTCAGTTGTACGGGAGCTGTACTTACACGCGTTCCGCTTGACGACATGAGAATATTAATAGGTTTCGTTGGAATGAAGTCCACCCATTTTTTAAAAACCTGTTTTAACTATGAGCTGGGGGAAGGAACAGTATCAGTTTCTCAAAGATCCGATTTCGGACCTGATGAAATCCAAAGCATTAACCCCAAAAAGTTTTCACCTCTGCAAGCACTACCTTTGATTTTATTCCCAGATATAATGTTAAATAACAAATCAAACTCGCTGCTTGTTTTTCCAAAATAGATACCAGAAATAGTCAGCCGACCAGGCCCATCTGCAGGAAGAGAATCAGAGCTAAAATTTAGATTTCCAATATCtacagttttaaaaaaatcacctATTTGGTTATTAATTACAGCAATGGTCCAGGTTCTTTTACCGTTGGACAGAAATATTCTCCGGGTTTATTTGTAATTACTCATACATGAATTGTGATTTAAGCAGATATAGTATTTTACTAGTAGGTTCTGCAACTTTATAGTTTGAAGCACGTTTTAAAGTAGGTTTGCATTGAAATAGAATCGAAGATTGACCATGGGACACTGCGGCATAAtaatggccctttggcccactatgttttgtggacattttaacctactctaaaatccaagagaattgtgtacagttctggtcaccgaattagaggaaatatatcaataaattagagagagtgcagagacgatttactaggatgttacctgggtttcagcacttaagttacagagaaaggttgaacaagttgggtctctattcattggagcctagaaggttgaggggggatttgatcgaggtatttaaaattttgagagggatagatagagttgacgtgaataggctgtttccattgagagttggggagattcaaacgagaggacatgatttgagagttagggggcagaagtttaagggaaacacgagggagtatttctttactcagagagtgatagctgtgtggaatgagcttcctgtagaagtagtagaggccagttcagttgtgtcatttaaggtaaaattggataggtatatggacaggaaaggagtggagggttatgggctgagtgcgggtaggcgGGACTAGGTGAGtttaagcgttcggcacggactaggagggccgagacagcctgtttccgtgctgtgattgttatatcgTTATatcaatttaaagttcaaagtaaatttatcatcaaactgtatttgtcaccatatacaaccctgagattcattttcttgagggtatATTCAATAAAcctatggaataataaccattacagaatcaatgaaagaccacttaACTTGGGTgtacaaccagagtgcagaagactgtgcaaatgcaaaaccaaagaaataataataataatcatcaataaaattgagaacatgagatgaagagtccttgaaaatgaatcatTTGGTTGagagaatatttcagtgatggggcaagtgaagttaaaacgaggaaatctgcagatgctggaaattcaaacaacacacacaaagtgctggtggaacacagcaggccaggcggcatctatagggagaagcactgtcgacgtctcggCCGAGACCCTGggtcgtcaggactaactgaaaggagagatactaagagatttgaaagtagtgggggggagggggaaatgcgaaatgataggggaagaccagagggggtggggtgaagctaagagctggagaagggaaaggatcatgggacgggaggcctcgggagaaagaaaggtgggggggaacaccagtgggagatggaggacaggcagagtgatgggcagagagagagaaaacaaacaactaaatatgtcagggatgggtaagaaggggaggaggggcattaacggaaattagagaagtcaatgttcatgccatcaggttggaggctacccagccggtatataaggtgttgttcctccaacctgagtttggattcattttgacagtagaggagaccatggatagacatatcagaatgggaatgggacgtggaattaatatgtgtggccactgggagatcctgctttctctggcggaccgagcataggggttcagcgaaacggtctcccagtctgcatcgggtctcaccaatatataaaaggccgcaccgggagcaccggacgcagtataccacaccagccgactcacaggtgaagtgtcacctcacctggaaggactgtctggggccctgaatggtggtgagggaggaagtgtaagggcaggtgtagcacttgttctgtttacaaggataagtgccaggagggagatcggtgggaagggatggggggacgagtggacaagggagtcgagtagggagcgatccctgcggaaagcagaaagcgggggggggggggggggagggaaagatgtgttgggTAGTGGGATCCCCTTGggggtggcggaagttacagagaattatatgttggacctgaaggctggtggagtggtaggtgaggacaaagggaaccctatcccgagtggggtggcgggcggatggggtgagggcagatgtgcgggaaatgggagagatgcatttgagagcagagttgatgtaGGAGCAGAGTAAGAAGAGAagcccttttgtttaaaaaaggaagaaatttccttcgtcctggaatgaaaagcctcatcctgagagcagatgcggcagagttatcctctttggttcaagagcctgatggttgtggcctgaacctggtggcgtgagtcctaaggttcctgtaccttcttcctgatagcagcagcaagaagagaccctgtcctgggtggtgggtgtcccctTCCCTCCTaagtagccctccatttttctatcttaCGCTTGCCTTTCCAATAATTTCTTAAATATTCCTGATGTATCTGCCAATAGAGGCAGGAAGATTATAAAGCTTTCTACTgtatatgctggaaatctgactttaaagaatgctggaaacaacagatcaagcagcataCTTTTTAAGAAGGGCCcttaatttccattgatgctgtctgacctgattTTGAAATCTCAGTCCACGGTTAACTCCGTTAAAGGGTTTCACACATACCATTTTGTGAATATTCACTGATGCTCTAAATTATACTGTGAAGACCTGCGAGtgattggtgggggtgggggggggggggggggggagggtggcacTCCGAACTAgagggaaagcagaaagagttAATCTTATGCATCATGCAAGTGATAGAATTCTTTGCTAAGATTTGCCTGGAATGAGAATCCAAATGCAAGACTCCCCAATCCCCTAAAACTTAGATTTTCTCAgaagattttgctgagtgcagtGGAATGTTGAGATTCCTGCTGGTTAGATTGTCTGTTTGTTCACTGCAAAGAGTCATAGTTCATAAGGACATAGAAATCAAAGCAGGAGCACGCCATTTGTTCCCTAGTGTCTGTTCCATGATTCAaagtgatcatagctgatctagtACTACCTTACCATTATTTTTATCAGTTCCATATTCCTTGATTCACCTAATATCCAATACTCCTATCAATCTCAGTCTTGAATATTGGATTGAGTTACtgagcctccacagccttcttggAAACAGTATCCCTAAGATTCACTACACTGAGAGAAGCAATTTCTTCCCATTTCTATCCTGAATGGCCAACTTTGATGACGGTTCCCATATCTAGACATTCCAGCCAGAGGAAACACAAGTCCTGCACCTACTCCATGATGCTctatacaattttttttattattatacttCAAGGAGAACAcctcttatttttctaaactcaagaAAGTGTAGGTACATGACCTCACTTTTATGATGAAGCTACCATTTTAGGACTCAATCTGGAGGACCCTTGATCAGAGGTTTATGTGTCCTTAGACAGGATTTTATCTGGCCACTGGTGTCGTGGCTTCCACACcagactttgaggtgagtggtcccagattcaaatctggccagctccttgcacgctttccatccagcTAGCAtaaaatatgattgaattcaccctgagatTTGAgacagagaagctaaagtcagatgtaccagtattacagtggagtaaagggtatTACCGAAGCACGAGAGATGAGTTGGCCAGAAATGATTGGAAAagaaggatgacagcagaacagcattggctggaatttctggaagcaatatacatgccaaagaggaagaagtgttataacagaaagatgacacaactggctgacaagagaaatcaaagccagtataaaagccaaagagagggcatataatagagcaaaaattagtgggaagatggaaGATacaagattgggaagcttttaaaaaccaacagaaggtaaataaaaaagtcattaagaaagtaaagatgtaaTACAaaattaagctagccaataatattaaagaggatatcaaaagtttctccaGATACCTAAAGTGTAAAAGACAGGTAAGAgcggatattggactgctgaaagACAATGCTGGAAATGTAGTGATGGgacaacaaagaaatggcagatgaactgaataagtattttgcatcagttttcactgtggaagacactagcagtatgatggaagttccaaATATCagggtcatgaaatgtgtgaagttaccattaccagagagaaggttcttgagaaactgaaaggtctgaaggtagataagtcacctggaccagatggtgtacatgcCAGGGTTCTGAAATGGATGGCTTAAGAGaaaatggaggcattagtaatgctctttcaagaatcactaaattctagaatggttccagaagactggaaaattgcaaatgttgctccattcttcaagaaggaagacaggcagaagaaagaaaactataggctGGTTTGTctgtcctcagtggttgggaaggtgttggaatcagttgttaaggatgtggttttggggtacttggaggcacatgctaaaatagaccatagtcagcatgatttcctcaagggaaaatcttctgTGACAAAtttgatggaattctttgaagaaacatcaagcagggtagacaaatgagaattggttgatgttgtatacttggattttcctttgataaggtgccacacatgaggctgcttaacaagctacgagcccatggtattacaggaaagattctagcatgaataaagcagtggttgattagcaggaggcaaagagtgggaataaagggagcctttacaggttggctaccagtgactagtggtgctccacagggatctgttttgggaccggtTCTTTtaatattatatgtcaatgatttgggtgatagaattaatggttttgttgcaaagtttgcagaagataagaagatagatggagggacaggtagttttgaggaagtagaaagtctacagaggacttagacagattaggagagtgggtaAAGTaaggacagatggaatacagtgtcaggaagtgtatggccatgccatttggtagaagaaatgaaaggcttgactattttctaaatgaaaagaaaatacaaaaaactgaggtgcaaagggacttgggagtccttatgcaggattccttaaaagttaatttgcaggttgagtctgtgaagAGGAAGGATAATGTGATGTCAGCATTTATTCCTAAAGGACTAGAttagaaaagcaaggatgtaatgttgtgaTTTAtagaacactggtgaggcctcatggagCAGTCTTGcacctcttatcttagaaaaaatgtgctgaaactggagagagttcaaaggggaTTCATGAAATTTCTTCCAAGATTGAAtagcttgttatatgaagagttcttttggctctgggcctgtattcactagaattcagaagaatgaagggtaacctcattcaaacctattgaatggtgaaaggcctttatagagtaaatgtagagaagatgtttcctatggtgggagactctaagatcagaggacacagtctcagaataatggagcatgctttcagaacagagatgaggaggaaatgcttGAGctagatagtggtgaatctgtggaattctttgccacaagcagctgtggaggccaagtctttatatacttaaggcagaggatgatagattcttgattgatcagggcatgaagggatactgggagaaggcaggagattggggctgagaggaaaattagatcagccgtgataaaatggtggagcagacttgatgggtcaactggcctaattctgctcctataccttatgatcTAATGGTCTTTTTTTAAGGAATCCCAGGTGCTGTAATGCTTTATCTAAAAATAGATATCTTTGAATAGACAAAACCGTCACTGAATCAACCACACTCAGGAGAGTAGAAGATATTCTATATTGATAATGTGAAATGCTGTAATAGTTTATAATTAGCTATTTTAATAGTCGTTGGCAACTTTTTGAAAGTTAAATGCAAATGAAGACCATTTACTCCATCTTTAGTATATGCAACCAGATGTCCCCATGCTAAAGTATAAttagactattttttaaaattctagaATTTTGTTTCCACTATTCAAAGCAGAACTCCACTAAAGATTACGATTGCTGCTTTTATTTACCTAATACAGAGTTTCTCAACCTATggtgcacagacccctcggtcaatgggaggggtccatggcataaaaaaggttggaacccCTGTTCTAATACAAGGCTAAATTTTCATTTGATTGCTTTAAAATTTAAGTAATTTGCATATTATAACATATTCCATACCACATACTAGCATAGCTCCCTCCTTTAAAGAGGTTATAAAGAGCACGTTCTCTCATTCTTGCCCATAATCCAGACTTCTGAATTTGCCTTTCATCCTTATATCTTGAATCTGTCTTGCTTACTGACCAGAATTGAAACAGCATTTAAGATATGCTTGAGAACTGTACAATTTGAATGAACCTTTCCTGACATGCGTTCCAAAAAGAAAAGTAAAGAATCTTAAAATGTTTGACAATCCTAAATTTTGAAGGGGAAAAAATCATGCAGCTTGCTTCTATGTTCTGAATAGGCAGAAGAATTGTGAATTGTAATTAAAACTGTTGAATTTCTACTTTTAGACCGAATTGTCATAATGGCACCAAAGAAGAAAAGTGCCAAAAAAAACAAAAGTGAAAAGAATGAATTACCAAAAATAAGTATTGTTGAGGAAACAACCATTGATATAGACCAACTGAACCACCTCAATACTCTCTTCGATAGTGGATCAAATGGATTTCGATGCACAGCCACAGAAATCACCAATCCCAACCATGGTTCTATCAtcttggaggaaatcagcagaatgCGCCAGGAGAGACTTCTCACTGAtctcacactatccacaaaaaaCAAATCCTATTACGTCCACAAAGTGGTGATGGCAGCTTGCAGTGATTATTTCCGCAGCATGCTGAAGAAAGATCCATCTGTCCAATGTGTAGATGTCAATGATGTGTCACCTTTGGGTTTGGCCTCTGTCATAAGCTATGCCTACACAGGGACACTCAGTTTGTCTCTTTACACCATTGGATGCACCATTGCTACTGCCACCCAATTCCAAATGTATACTTTGATCAACATGTGTGCTGACTTCCTCATTCAAGAAATTAATGTAGAAAACTGCATGTACATCTCCAACATTGCTGGAACATATGGGCTCAAGCAGGTTAAAGAATCAGTGAGGAAATTTATACGTGAAAATTTCTTGGAGTTTTCGGAGAATGATCAATTCATGAAGCTGACTTATGACCAAATTAGTGACTTGTTAATGGATGATAGCCTGCAACTGCCGTCTGAGCTCACTGCTTTCCAAATTGCTATGAAGTGGTTGCAGTTTGACTCCAAGAGGGTGAAACAAGCAGCCGATTTGTTGAGTAATATCAGATTTGGAACCATTTCAGCTCACGATCTGGTCAgttatgttcaacctatcccatGTATGATGCAAGATCCAGACTGCCATCGACTTCTAGTTAATGCCATGAACTACCACCTCCTGCCTTATCAACAGAACTTGATGCAGTCTAGAAGAACAAAGCTAAGAGGGGGACAGAAGGTATTGGTAACTGTGGGTGGTCGGCCAGCTTTGACTGAGAAGGCTTTGAGCAGAGAAATTTTATACAGAGACCCTGAAAATGGATGGAACAAACTTGCGGAAATGCCAGCCAAGAGCTTCAATCAATGTGTAGTGGTGATGGATGGCTTTTTGTATGTGGCTGGTGGTGAAGATCAAAATGATGCCAGAAATCAGGCTAAACATGCTGTCAGCAATTTAAGCAGGTAAAATGCATCGATTGTCCACTGGACTGTTAGTAAACACTTTGTTAAATCTTTGCAAAGTAAGGACTAAGAACTATTCAAGAACAATGTTTAAAACATATTTAGACAGGCATATGAATAGAAAAGATTAGACAGATATAGGCCAAATGTAGatatgctgtataactctatgacccTAACCATGAATTTAACCATTTACTAAATCAGAAATGCATGCTTCTCATGATAGAAGTGTTTGCATGTATTTAAATACCTTTCATGTTCTCAGGAAATTCATAAATAGATTACAGTTAAGGTAAATTGGAAAATGTAATAGTTAATTTTGTAAACCTAGGCAGCAATGAGATAAATTCTCAATCTACTGATAGTGAAATTACAGAAGCTAtttgggatcctaccaccaaacacaccttaaccaccccccccccccaattctccaTTTTCCACTGGGATTTCTCCCTCCAaggttcccttgtccattcatccctccccaccagcacATATCCATGCAGGCAATAGAaaagctacacctgcccattcacctcctccctcacctctattcaggaccccaaacagcccttacaggtgaggcaacatttcacctgtgtatCTTTCGGGGTCACCTATTGTATAGAGTGCTCCTCATGCGGtgccctctacattggtgagaccagatgaaGACTGAGaaaccactttgtcaagcacctccgctccatcctcAGAAGaatggaatttcctggtggctaTCCATGCCACGATGGGGCCATTCACAggatggaagaacaacacctcatatcctgggtaggtagcctccaacctgatatcatgaacatcaatttctccatctaGTATTTTTCccacttcttcaattccccactctagaCCCTTCTTACCTCTTTTTCTCACTTGCCTGTCAcccggtgcccctccttcttccctttctccaatggtccactctccagtcctatcagatttcttcttctccagctctttaaactatcacctcccagcttcatacccccaacccccacctACCTAGCTTCATTTAttgccttctagcttgtcctccttcccctacccccacctttttattctgacatcttctcccttcctttcctattcttttgaagggtctcggtctgaaaagctgactgtttattcatttgcatagatgttgcccgacccgctgtgttcttccagcactttgtgtgtgctactctgaatttccagcatcttgcagaatcttgtgtgttgACAAAAAACTATTAGTGTTAAAAATCTCTGGAGGAGAAGGAAGGTGTTAAATTCCCACCATCCCTCTCATGAACTGCAATTCAGACACATGAGAACCATAATCTCTTAGTTTTGAGATTGATTACAGGTGAGGCTATCACTTACTCTTGAAAACTGGTTTGTTCAGCAAGCACCAAAACTCTCAGACTGCATAAAACCATATAAACATTTTAATAGATACCCAAAAGAATTCTATTTGAAACTTCCACTACCTGCTATTTTTATTCCAACTCATGGGCCTTGACTGTGTAACACTTTCTTCATTTTCAGTCAGTAAAGTTGCTTTATAGAGAAGTATGACTTTCTTTTAGGACCTTTCAGAGACATGACATAGCACTCTATATATTTATATACAGAGACCTGATGAGGTGCTGATAAGAGTTGCATTCATTCTTCTTAATACATGAATGGCCTTTGATGTGTGATAAGTTCTAAGCAGTGGGACTGAATAACACCAGAGAATATAACCATAGACATCCAAGTTATAAGGCAAACAGATCTTTAA is from Hypanus sabinus isolate sHypSab1 chromosome 30, sHypSab1.hap1, whole genome shotgun sequence and encodes:
- the LOC132383476 gene encoding kelch-like protein 31 codes for the protein MAPKKKSAKKNKSEKNELPKISIVEETTIDIDQLNHLNTLFDSGSNGFRCTATEITNPNHGSIILEEISRMRQERLLTDLTLSTKNKSYYVHKVVMAACSDYFRSMLKKDPSVQCVDVNDVSPLGLASVISYAYTGTLSLSLYTIGCTIATATQFQMYTLINMCADFLIQEINVENCMYISNIAGTYGLKQVKESVRKFIRENFLEFSENDQFMKLTYDQISDLLMDDSLQLPSELTAFQIAMKWLQFDSKRVKQAADLLSNIRFGTISAHDLVSYVQPIPCMMQDPDCHRLLVNAMNYHLLPYQQNLMQSRRTKLRGGQKVLVTVGGRPALTEKALSREILYRDPENGWNKLAEMPAKSFNQCVVVMDGFLYVAGGEDQNDARNQAKHAVSNLSRYDPRFNTWFHLSSMLQKRTHFSMCAYNGLLFALGGRNLEGPLTAVECYVPSTNQWQMKAPMEVSRCCHASAVNDGQILVSGGYINNGYSRTVCTYDPTTDTWKDRASLSTPRGWHCSITLGDYSYVMGGSQLGPHGERVDVLTTERYSAYNGQWSYVAPLSIGVSTAGATTLNDRIYLVGGWNESTKKYKSCIQVYNPDLNEWAEEDDLPEATVGVSCCTIMLPNNKLRESRASSVASAAISI